The Entelurus aequoreus isolate RoL-2023_Sb linkage group LG04, RoL_Eaeq_v1.1, whole genome shotgun sequence nucleotide sequence GCTTGAcatcacattgtgtccaatatttaccaCAATGACAACAATAAgttatattttaggttcatttaatagttaaaacatatttaaataatggatcacatatttcaatatatgactcattatcaaCTGAATTcagtttttctactgatatcatctccttagcttgtgtataccagtcagtatttattgtgtgtgtgtgtttaccagtcagtatttattttgtgtgtatactagtcagtacatattgtgtgtataccagtcagtatgtattctgtgtataccagtcagtacatattgtgtgtataccagtcagtatttattatgtgtgtttaccagtcagtatttattgtgtgtataccagtcagtacatattgtgtgtataccagtcagcatGTAttctgtgtataccagtcagtatttattgtgtgtgtgtgtataccagtcagtacgtATTATGTGTGtaaaccagtcagtatttattatgtgtgtttacCAGTCAGTACatcttatgtgtgtataccagtcagtacgtattatgtgtgtataccagtcagtgtttattttgtgtgtataccagtcagtatttattgtgtgtgtataccagtcagtacgtattgtgtataccagtccgtacgtattatgtgtgtgtaccagtcattacgtattgtgtgtgtataccagtcagtatgtatcgtgtgtataccagtcagtacgtattatgtgtgtataccagtccgtacgtattatgtgtgtataccagtcagtatgtattgtgttgtGTTCACCAGTCAGtacgtattgtgtgtgtataccagtcagtatgtattgtgtgtgtataccagtcactaCGTATtgcgtgtgtgtataccagtcattatgtattgtgtgtgtttatgtgtgtataccagtcagtatgtattgtgtctgtgtgtgtgtgtgtttaccagtcagtatgtattctgtgtgtataccagtcagtgtttattgtgtgtgtttaCCAGTCAGTACgtattatgtgtataccagtcagtatgtattgtgtgtgtataccagtcactatgtattgcgtgtgtgtgtataccagtcattatgtattgtgtgtgtttatgtgtgtataccagtcagtatgtattgtgtctgtgtgtgtgtgtgtttaccagtcagtatgtattatgtgtataccagtcagtatgtattctgtgtgtgtaccagtcagtgtttattgtgtgtgtttaccagtcagtatgtattgtgtgtgtataccagtcagtatgtattgtgtgtgtataccagtcactatgtattgcgtgtgtgtgtatacctgtcattatgtattgtgtgtgtttatgtgtgtataccagtcactatgtattgtgtctgtgtgtgtgtgtgtgtgtgtgtgtataccagtcagtatgtattgtgtctgtgtgtataccagtccctATGtattgtgtctgtgtgtgtgtgtgtgtgtgtaccagtcagtatgtattgtgtctgtgtgtataccagtcactatgtattgtgtctgtgtgtgtgtgtgtgtgtgtaccagtcagtatgtattgtgtctgtgtgtataccagtcagtatgtattgtgtgtgtataccagtcagtatgagttggacaatcaacatccatccattatttaatgttaatgttgttgttgtgatgcatAGTGAGAGAAATGTTCTTTACTGACACTACTAtattgatgcagatcaccaagaatacaagtttgcagtcattgggatgtttatatttaagAATGTGATTGTTGTTTTAAACCATAACTCTTTTactctctgacattcccacaatagaTTAATAATCGTTCctttatacataacttgctattcaAACAACTGGGaaggtgtaaaatacaatctattcaacatCTTAAATTGACTCTGCTTATTTTTAATGCATAAAAGGTCTTATTGGCATTTTCCAAATATTATTCCATATGTCtctttctaaaatgtttaagtcaatCATCCACTTTTGAACACATGCATTTTGTTCCTAACGATATGTACAAACGGGAGCAGTTCTCAACTTTGTTGTACGCTGCTACTTCATACTGCTCAATGCAAAAAACATCTCCCATCACGTTAGAATGtgtgaagaaaatgttttgaatagtTTTACATTTTGTCCTCCATAGTCCTGTTTGCTCTCAAGAGGCAGGAGTGAACAGGAAAGAGTTAGTGGCATACTTAAACAGGATAGTGGAAAATTACTGACTGTAAGGAGAGGAGCCATGGATCATGTGCAATGTCTCCTCAGTTCAGGGCTAGGCAAAGAATATTCAAAGGGATGATTCAGGATAAGCCTAAGCAAGCTTTTCCTTTAGTTGGTTTTatcataaaggaagtagttgttGGCACCAAAAGATGTACATTTGCCTGTCAAAGCGTTTGAGCTGGATGCTCACCACAGGGAAATGTTCCTGCTGCTGCACCCATCAGCACAATGTTATCTTCTCCTTGCAACTTGGAAGCCAGGTCCCTGGTTCTGATGGCCCAGCGTTCCCTTCTGAGGCTGTGAAAGAACCCCCTGACATTGCATGAGACAAACCGGTGGCCTGATTACATGCAAAGCAGCCGCCACCCGGACGAGGCCTTGGGCCTTTCCCTGTCTTTGTCTCGCCACCTATTCCTGCACGGCTGCTTGCAAAGATCAATTCAGAACCTTCAGGGTTAGCGCTGATCCAATTTAACAGTGTTATGAAAGGATCTCACAAGGTGATAGTTGTGCTTCTTTTACAGTCTCAATATAACTTAAATGTGTGTCCTTGGTATCAAACCATTTGCCTTCTATTCGCTCTTCCACTTTTAAAAAGCCTGTAACTAGAGCTAACATGTATTGTTTTTATCAGAACAGACCAGTTTACAAATCTTGCTCACTTTGCTGAAAAAGATGAGATAACGTCTGTCACATGAATGACCTTCTagtgtacaaaagcagtgaagttgtcctgTTGTGTAAAtagaaagagaatacaacaaatccttttcagcttatattcaattgaatagactgcaaagacaagatatttcatgttccaaatgagctaatatttgcaaaaaataacattttccagtgtgaacatgaaatatcttgtctttgcagtctattcaggtgaatataagttgaaaaggatttgttgtattctctttttatttaccatttacacaaggtgacaacttcactgcttttggggtttgtagatacGTTGGTGTAATCCTTGTGTTAAATACCTTCACTTCTGTGTGGGGAATAACAGGCCAAGCAGGAAAGACCATTTACCTCGCCCGGCCGGCAACGCCCCCCCTCTCCATCCATTCCTCTGGGACGCAACCGTTCGCCATCCCCCGCCCCTAATCCATCTCTGAAGAGGACTCCTTCCCCAGCAGCAGCAAAGTAAGACTTGTGATTTCTCGCTGACTTTTCAGAGACGTTGACACATTTCCTTCTGACAGGCAAAATGCAAGGGCCCGTCCGCCCTCGCCGGCAATGAAACAACGTCCCCCATCCCCTCAACCAACCACAGCTAAGCCCCCGCCCATCCAGAAACCAGCTCTCACCCCACCGGGGCCCCCCACCCTACGAAAGAGGGACTCCCGGCCCAAGGATCTGGGTCCTGTGACAACGGGGTCACCACAGTCCTCTGACTCTAGCAAGTCCAAAGACAAAGATGGTGAGTATGCCGTTTAGTCGAAAAAGCAGGATTTGAACTTGCATGTAAGAATGAATTAACTGTAGAGTGAAATGCTACACTTGAATGTTTATTCATTACGGTCAGTATTGAAGTATTTTACTCACTTGATCCTCCTATCAAATCATTAGAAGGTCTTTTTTCATGTGGCAAGAAGACGATATGACTGAAAATATACTTTGTGTGGGACATCGTGTGCACCATGCCGTAGATCACACCTGGGCAAAATAGggtccgcgggccacatgcggcccattaacaTTTTCAAGCCGGCCCGCcagacgttctacatcattttttttagacctttaacatccaaACTATCgcggccattatgatgtgcagtgatgtttttaaatgaccgtcagtcttgaactatagaaagtatttaaatggttgaaatctgcgcttttgagtgttgtaggagttattacggtaatctacgtcacagcagctcagaccaggaacaaagcagagtgggcggggcttgttttcagTGCACCACCTGTCTTGGCTCAGGCCACGGCCATTAGTTTAGAACCTGGGAAAAGGCCGATACACGgggatacccatgatttcagcctttcaacgCTCCTTGGCTCACCAGTTTTTGACCTGGGTATTTGTCAAGTCCTGTTTACGGCCCTGAAGGCACTCACCCTAACAATATTTTCCACACAATGCTTGATGACTGACCTCCAACTGTATTTGTATTGTTTGTGTACAGTGCAAAGTGATGTAGCAGCAGCTCAGTTTATAGTTAACCTCAGTGGAGCAGAACTATTATAAACTCCCACATCCTGTCCTACATGGAATGTGGTCAATGCCGACACCTCCTGGAAAGAACAGACTACTGCAGTGCTTACCAATTATGTTCTGCTAGCACCCCCAGGAATAGGCTGTATTTAttccacaatggggaaatgatgtggttgcagtgcagattctaAAAGTCCACAAACAATAGtataaaacacaggaaaacaagaGGGatacattaaagaacacaaaacatcaaatacattaaaagagcacagagctacGCAACCGGCTGCCACTTCAGCGGCgctatttctacatacagctactaaagtaaaacaacaaaatgaGCACACATAGCATTGCATCCTTAAAAATATTAAAGAAAGCAAAAACATTCAAGAAATGGGGCGGTATagtttggttggtagagtggccgtgccagcaacttgagggttccgggttcgatccccgcttccgccatcctagtcactgccgttgtgtccttgggcaagacactttacccacctgctcccagtgccacacacactgctttaaatgtaacttagatattgggtttcactatgtaaaagcgctttgagtcactagagaaaagcgctatataaatataatttacagtatttttcggactataagtcgctctggagtataagtcgcaccggccgaaaatgcataataaagaaggaaaaaacgtatataagtcgcactggagtgtaagtcgcatttttgggggaaatttatttgataaaaaccaacaccaagaatagacatttgaaaggcaatttaaaatgtctaaagaatagtgaacaacaggctgaataagtgtacgttatatgaggcataaataaccaactgagaacgtgcctggtatgttaaaggcctactgaaatgaaatttttttatttaaacggggatagcagatccattctatgtgtcatacttgatcatttcgcgatattgccatatttttgctgaaaggatttagtagagaacatcgacgataaagttcgcaacttttggtcgctgataaaaaaaaagccttgcctataccggaagtagcgtgacgtcacaggttgaaggactcctcacatttccccattgtttacaccaggagtgagagcgattcggaccgagaaagcgacgattaccccattaatttgagcgaggatgaaagattcgtggatgaggcacgtgagagtgaaggactagagtgcagtgcaggacgtatcttttttcgctctgaccgtaacttaggtacaagggttcattggattccatactctctcctttttctattgtggatcacggatttgtatttccagcctggcgaagcttaacaatgctgttgctaacgacgccattgaagctaacttagctacgggacctcgtcagagctatgataaaaacattagcgctccacctacgccagccagccctcatctgctcatcaacacccgtgctcacctgcgttccagcgatcgacggagcgacgaaggacttcacccgatcatagatgcggtcggcggctagcgtcggatagcgcgtctgctatccatctcaatgtcctcctggttgtgttgctgcagcccgctgctaatacaccgatcccacctacagctttcttctttgcagtctccattgttcattaaacaaattgcaaaagattcaccaacacagatgtccagaatactgtggaattttgcgatgaaaacagagctttttgtattggatccaatgggtccgaatacttccgtttcaaccattgacgtcacgcgcatacgtcattatacatagacgttttcaaccggaagttttgcgggaaatttaaaattgcactttataagttaacccggccgtattggcatgtgttgcaatgttaagatttcatcattgatatataaactatcagactgcgtggtcgctagtagtggctttcagtagggctttaacgtaacattatggtaagagtcattcaaataactataacatatagaacatgctatacgtttaccaaacaatctgtcactcctaatcgctaaatcccatgaaatcttatacgtctagtctcttacgagaatgagataaataatattatttgatattttacgctaatgtgttaatcatttcacatataagtcgctcctgagtataagttgcaccccccggccaaactatgaaaaaaactgccacttatagtctgaATAATACGGTACTTCACACTTCAAAAATGTAGATctaacaaagaataactttattaacgtTGTTTTTTAGTccttaacagaaaatatttaaagtgcatcaatttgcctgaaaaaaaTTATCCTTATTTggactataaacattttttggaCCAACTTAAGCCATGTGCTACTGAAAAGTACAattattaaacaaaaacattcaaattaatcggcaacattaactcaggagcacaattaTATACAAAACAAACATGAATACAACAATAGGTGCagatttttttaatatatctatatatataaaaggATTAAATTGGGATTAATGGATACGATGAGCACCTTTTTCGAAGTGGGGTTTGATGCACAATGCTGATAAAGCATCAAATATAGTAATATAAAGGTTAAAAACAAGTATTAAACAACATGGTAATAAAAATTTCAGCGCTCCTTATTTGCATTTCTTTGGTTGGGAGGGAGTGTGTTgagagggaggacttggaggaaTCGTTATGGATGTCTCCGCTGAGCATTTCACAAAGTCAAATTGTATTTAACTTTTTGCTTTTACTTTCTTTTTGTTGGCACACTGCCCCCAGAAGTGTCTGGACTGCCTGTTTACTTCCTAAAAGGTGTGATGAATGTAACAGTAGGcagtggcagcacggtggaggaggagttagtgcgtctgcctcacaatacaaaggccctgggttcgatcctgcgctcgggatctttctgtgtggagtttgcatgtcctcccccgtgactgcgtgtgtTCCCTCCGGGTGcttccggcttcttcccacctccaaagacatgcacctgaggataggttgattggcaacactaaattgactctagagtgtgaatgttgtctgtctatctgtgttggccctgtgatgaggtggcgacttgtccagggtgtaccccgccttccgcccgaatgcagctgagataggctccagcaccccgaacgggacaagcggtagaaaatggatggaatgtaACAGTCATGCATTGTACTTGTCAGATGCCAAGACAGGCACCAACTCTGCTGCCGAGGCCGCCAAGATCTTGGCGGAGAACCGTCGACTGATGCGGGAGCAGAAGGAGAAAGAGGAGCAACTCCGGATACAACGGGAGGAAGAGGACAAGTGAGCTTTTTGTCTTCTCTCTCACAAACAGACGTGAAGGATAAAGCCTCACGTGGACTCCTGTCTGCTCCTTCAGGCTCAGGAAAGAGGAGGAAGAACGCCTAGCGGAGGAGGCGCGCCTGAAGCGCGAAGAGGAGGAGAAGATACTGGCGGCGGAGAGACgagtgaaggaggaggaggaggccctTATTGCGGAGGAAGAGCGCGTGAGAATGGAGGCGGAAGACGCTCTGAAGCAGGCGGAGCTCCAGAAGGAGCGGGAAGAGGCGGAGGCCAAGGCCTTGGTGGAGGCGGAGAAGGTCCGTCAGGAGCGAGAGCGCGTCATGCAGCAGAACCAGCAGGAACGTATGGAGAGGAAGAAGGTATGGGAGATGATTCAGATGTGCTCCATCAGAAATACATGAAACACTCTCTTTCAGAGAATTGAAGAGATCATGAAGAGGACCAGGAAATCAGAAGGGGAACAAAATGACTTTAAGGTGAGACTTTTTTTATTGTCTGATTTAGTGAAGTTACATCAACGTTCTGTCACTCAGAGATATAAAGACAAATGTGTACAGGGCGACGACGAAGATGACGACGACGACGAAGGACTGGACCAGATGGGCTTTGATTCCAAGTGTAGGCATTGATTACTAGCACTTCTTAGCCTCAATGTGGCACCTCTATGACGCCTGGAACTGTCCCCTGACAGCTGACGAGGGGGAGATGGGCGACATCTCCATGGAGACGCATGACTGCGGCGATGGCGTGGGAATCAGACAACCACCAGTGGGCTGCGTGAATGGGAGGGAGGAGACGGACAACAAGGAGAACAACAACGAGGACACCCAGGCAGTCAGGTAAGATGGCCTTGAAAATCCTTGGTCTTTACCTGAAAGACTAAATTCTAAGGATGGGCTCTgcgtctattttttattttttttatgttggttttatatttacttatttttttgtttttattcagtcattggtggagctaaggataatatttgaatattgtttttaatattgttgtgcagcactttggaaacatttttgttgtttaaatgtgctatataaataaagtggattggattggatattaGAGCAGGgacgtccaaactttttccagcaaggaccccataaataaaaattgaaggcTGCTGGGGCCACTGAGATAcactttgtacattaaagatactaaaatCAATAAAGTATAGGTcaatcaatatatgctaaactatctgaatccaatccaatccactttatttatatagcgcatttacacaacaagaatgtttccaaagtgctgcacagccatgttaaaaacaatattaaaaacaatattaaaaacaatattatgctacaccaatgactgaataaaaacaaagaataaatgaatagaaaaccaatacagggacaatataacaataaatatgattaaaaacgattttaaagggtaaaaccaattaaaacagtaaaatagacatcaaaatttattaaaaaaaacacacaggacaacagaggacggaagaccacacaactcacgtagtgttaaaagccaaagaataaaagtggtatTGTGTTCTTCTGAACACAATATCTGTATTTTATCAGTAACATATTCTACCTAATTGAGCCGAaaatatcttctttttttttgtgcaaaaattggtgagttttTCTTCATGTTAATTCTCTGTAAAATGCAATAGAAGTGGGAGGAAAATGCTAAACGAAGCAATTCCAAAAGGGTCTTGGCAGCTTTTGTGATGATTATTTTTGCCAGAATACTAGAAAATAAGATGAGATGTTTTGGATGGATCCTGTTGTTTTTGCTACACCAACTCTAATGTTTGTTGTCAACTTAAAGTAAGATTAGCCGAGAGACGAAGCCCTCGTGAGTCAACTGTCCTGCAAGACTTGACCTCAGTGTCCTCACAGCCACCTTTGTCTCCACAGTCCAACTTCTAAGGGCCGCCTTGTGGAGGGCTCAGAGTTCCTGAACGAGCAGGACTCTGCCAAGGTGGAACTGGTGGGCAGCAAGTCCAACCAGTGGAGCTTTGAGGAGCTCATGGATCTCAACGTTCACTCCAAGACTCACACCCTCATCGAGGCCGAGGACTGCAACCCGGTCCTTATCAACTGTGATGTGCCGGACGGGACCAAAGGCAGCCCAGTGAGCTCCCTGCATTCCTCCAGTCCAGCCATAGAGGCTCTGTCAGGTGAGGAGATGATTCCACTGAAGGATTCTTCTTCTTCACATTCTCCTTCTTCACATCCTTCTTCTCGTGTCTCCGCAGAGATCTGACACCAGGAAGCCTCTCCACTGTTGCACTCCTCCACTTCCTGTCCAGCTCAGCTTCATTTGAAAGATTCCAACAGCGTCCTCCTCCATTTATTCCACAGGGAGGAGCTAAGCACCCCACAAGAGCTAGGTGTTTCATAAAAGCTTCAGGGAAATTCCACATTCTTTTTTTCTCATGTCATCTTCTTCCTTGAGCCCTTTTTTTCTATGTCGTGTCAGAGtttgacaggttttttttttttaagggttttGTCTTCATCAGGGGTTGTAATTTATTCATTCATGTCGGCTTGTTTGTTCTTCTCCATGTTGTCATCACGTGTTTAGATGTTCTTCTATATCAGAACCTTTGTTACAAATGTCCTTTTTTCGCATCTTTGTGACTCTTCCAAATTTACTCGACTGGCTGCTTGGTTTTTTGCAGCGTCCAGCAATTATGGCCTTACCAGTTTTTTTCCACAGCCTCCATTTTGGCTGTGAATAACTATCTGCGCACAGCTTCTTGTCATGTGAAGGGCTCCTTGTCTCCCGTGCATTGCACTCCCCTTCacggccaccagatggcagtgaaCTGTTAGCACACGTTGTTCAATCAGGGCTCTTTAGGCTTTTTctcatgttgtacatgttgtatATGGAGCTTGTTTACTAACACCATGGTCCTAGTCTGCATGGTCTCTTCCTTTCTGCTAAATTCTATCCTCCTCTGTGAGATGACGTCTGGACACACGAGCTGCTATCCCACAAAATGCATTTCAACTTATTTAATATAACACGTGGCTGTTTATAAAGTatatttaagtgttgtacattgaAATCAGTGTTAGGCCAATGAAGCCACGTTCAGGGCGGAGTAATGTCTACATGTTTGTCACCTTGTTCTGCTTTCAGTCTAATAGTTGGGACCTGGATGTATGCCTTGGTGTTGATGGGCTTTGCTTTTATTAAGAATGTAACCGCCGTCCTTCACTCCTTCTTCATCCTATCATCCACAACTGCTCTACACGTTGAAGGCTTGTGTTAGCTTTACTGTAGACTGCTGGGACAACCTCAACAGCACCACCTGTTGGAGGGAAGCTGCTACTGTTGCCCGCTATaggtggctagctagctagcgccgTGCCTTAGATGGACTCCAAATACGAGAACAGTGTCCTTACCTCGGCCTCTGACAATCAAGTCCCTTGTGAATAATGTTCCCCAGCACCCTGGCCACATTTGTACTGTAAATATAATAAAGTCTTCTAAAATGATGTTAATAAAGTCTCGCAAAACTAGACGTGAGGTTGCCACCATCTTTTATTCTTCATGCTTGTTTGAATCATCACTCCAAAGGAATACATATTTCAGCCTTTTCACAAGAAGGGCTTGAAAGTTGCAAGTAGAAAGTTAGTATGTTGCGTTTATATGTCAGTTATAGAGTTGAAGCAAGGTTGGATCATGTCCTAAGCTGCAATGACTTCATtaatgatgtttccctcttgcagAGAGAGGAAAATGACCTTTCGGGGCAGGATGGATGTAATGATCAGCTCACAGCTTCTTGGCACAGTCAGGGCAGTAGACGTGCTCCCCGGTGATGACGAAGCGCTTGTTGGCCAAGGTCAGGCAGCACTTCTTGCAGGTGAAGCAGAACTCGTGCCAGGAGTAGCCCTCGTAGTTCACCACTTTGGTGCCACGGCCGAACCCTGGGACACACAAGGACGTGGGGTCAGTGCACCATTCATCCTTTCACACATGACGTCATTGTTTGCCTCATCAAGGTTGAAACTATCGGTGCATGCAAGTTGTGTAATGTGTCTTACAACTTCTCCAACCCTTCTAGTGCTGTAGAACTTCAACatgtcacttctctgtgaagcgctttgagtgtctagaaaagcgctatataaatctaatccattattattattattattattattatgtcctgTTAGTAGGGATGatatttgataagaaattatcgagttcgagcccattatcgaaccgattccttatcgattctcttatcgaatccagataggttgttgtgtatggaaaaaaacacaatatttggtttaacaaaagctcacttttatttcataagaaaaaaataaaataaataaataaatattgactgttacccccctaaaaaaaatattgactgttacccaaagtatattaagtgggatttttcagaaaaacatatatatatacagtaacacaaaaacaacctgtctctgtgatcactataagtgtataaataataatatagtgttaaataaaatcagtcccttgggcacaaaactgaaaataatacagctctccaaaaagtgcacttctgctgctattggaacatactaactacacacactatgacactaagaacaccagtcagtcatcaatcaacaattcttccctccttacatgagagcgaagcctggcaataattgcatattcaaCATGTCCTGTTAGTAGGGATGatatttgataagaaattatcgagttcgagcccattatcgaaccgattccttatcgattctcttatcgaatccagataggttgttgtatatggaaaaaaacacaatatttggtttaacaaaagctcacttttatttcataagaaaaaaataaaataaataaataaatattgactgttaccccccctaaaaaaatattgactgttgttacccaaagtatattaagtgggatttttcagaaaaacatatatatatatacagtaacacaaaaacaacctgtctctgtgatcactataagtgtataaataataatatagtgttaaataaaatcagtcccttgggcacaaaactgaaaataatacagctctccaaaaagtgcacttctgctgctattggaacatactaactacacacactatgacactaagaacaccacagtcagtcatcaatcaacaattcttccctcCTTacattgcctgttctgccctcactatacatgttgaggttatacagcttggcagacagttaacaaacaatccaaagcagattcatccatttaggctctttattgttgttgatcttgctttgtcttttcttatctttacttttgtcttgcattggactgtttttgttttttttaaactgaaatacacacaatgacaaatgtataagctatgtgattcaattaacatactgaaatgtaatacacaatatgtaaatattagcttcacacaaatatacagtactatcatcaaacaaatacttctgagttttggaactatttcgatggtggaaatacacgactggcagccattttaagtcctcaaaacatccattgaaacagtgcacaaaaatcgtttttcaataaacatcttagtatcaaactttccaccttaatattgagtaacataaacaagttaaacagtttacttacagacttatcttttccaaggctggtaagagctaacacaacttgtcggcttctcaattgtctcaacccggaagtgcccaaactaatgacgcgtagtattttcatatcgccacaaggtgtcagtaagagtctacaatcaaatgggcataacattgcaggtcccacagggcatttcctgtacgtgggaagggattcgaataaagaaccaactctttttctttactatagtggcctcgataatgggaaccggttctcaaaaagagattcgagtccatggaatcggttcttttcttatcgaacaaccgggagaaccgatttcga carries:
- the map7d3 gene encoding ensconsin isoform X8, with the translated sequence MADGTTTLKGLRAQMAAAAQAQGEERRSQAASPAPPAKPQGCRPVIDGAALRVDDRLRVAKERREEAERQQALRESQIMERERKAKMQVERQLEERQKKAVEQRKKEEQKRMAVEEKRKQKQEEEKEHYEAVMRRTLERSQRVEQRQKRWSWGGLSTDSDGRGDSDTGASSPVAIVICPATPEKPPSTQKVDKRSTSTINLKQPSEANISKRLSSSSATLIKSPDKSFKPRSSSCNRVLRKDSLPEAAKEKSKTRPVEQTGASMKKRSASLTRVSVGRVQTPAKAAKGTADDQASAAPLHPPRGPMRSRSIDRQKNGMTTSVSADGALDPSLAKQERPFTSPGRQRPPSPSIPLGRNRSPSPAPNPSLKRTPSPAAAKQNARARPPSPAMKQRPPSPQPTTAKPPPIQKPALTPPGPPTLRKRDSRPKDLGPVTTGSPQSSDSSKSKDKDDAKTGTNSAAEAAKILAENRRLMREQKEKEEQLRIQREEEDKLRKEEEERLAEEARLKREEEEKILAAERRVKEEEEALIAEEERVRMEAEDALKQAELQKEREEAEAKALVEAEKVRQERERVMQQNQQERMERKKRIEEIMKRTRKSEGEQNDFKGDDEDDDDDEGLDQMGFDSKSDEGEMGDISMETHDCGDGVGIRQPPVGCVNGREETDNKENNNEDTQAVSPTSKGRLVEGSEFLNEQDSAKVELVGSKSNQWSFEELMDLNVHSKTHTLIEAEDCNPVLINCDVPDGTKGSPVSSLHSSSPAIEALSEI
- the map7d3 gene encoding ensconsin isoform X5, coding for MADGTTTLKGLRAQMAAAAQAQGEERRSQAASPAPPAKPQGCRPVIDGAALRVDDRLRVAKERREEAERQQALRESQIMERERKAKMQVERQLEERQKKAVEQRKKEEQKRMAVEEKRKQKQEEEKEHYEAVMRRTLERSQRVEQRQKRWSWGGLSTDSDGRGDSDTGASSPVAIVICPATPEKPPSTQKVDKRSTSTINLKQPSEANISKRLSSSSATLIKSPDKSFKPRSSSCNRVLRKDSLPEAAKEKSKTRPVEQTARKPPTSAVDGGVISRLLTPTQASLARSKSAAALSPEGTDTPEYHLCPRSASAAPLHPPRGPMRSRSIDRQKNGMTTSVSADGALDPSLAKQERPFTSPGRQRPPSPSIPLGRNRSPSPAPNPSLKRTPSPAAAKQNARARPPSPAMKQRPPSPQPTTAKPPPIQKPALTPPGPPTLRKRDSRPKDLGPVTTGSPQSSDSSKSKDKDDAKTGTNSAAEAAKILAENRRLMREQKEKEEQLRIQREEEDKLRKEEEERLAEEARLKREEEEKILAAERRVKEEEEALIAEEERVRMEAEDALKQAELQKEREEAEAKALVEAEKVRQERERVMQQNQQERMERKKRIEEIMKRTRKSEGEQNDFKGDDEDDDDDEGLDQMGFDSKSDEGEMGDISMETHDCGDGVGIRQPPVGCVNGREETDNKENNNEDTQAVSPTSKGRLVEGSEFLNEQDSAKVELVGSKSNQWSFEELMDLNVHSKTHTLIEAEDCNPVLINCDVPDGTKGSPVSSLHSSSPAIEALSEI